The DNA segment CGCGGCGACCGACCAGACGGCGGGGACGTACGCGCCGACCATGCGCGGGCTGAAGCTGTAGAACGCCTCCCCGACGGTGTCCGCCCCGGCCTCCCCGAGCGGCGCCGCGCGCCAGGCGAAGTAGCTCGGCCACCGCTCGTCCACCGCGTACCCCAGGGCCGCGGCCTCCTCGAACGCCTCCGGCGCGTAGTACAGCACCGCGTGCAGCGGCTCCAGCAGGTGCCACAGCTGCCGTACGCGACCCGGCTCGTCGGTCATGTCGTCTCCGCCCTTCCCCCGCGCGGCCGCCATCTAGCCACCGCCTAGATTCAGGCTCCAGAGTGCGCCGGACCCCTCAAACTTGTCAACGCCTAGATCCCGCGTACCCTCGTCCCATGACCAGCGACCGCGCCTATCACCACGGCGACCTGCGGCGGGCCGTCCTCGCCGCCGCGCTCGACGTCATCGGCGCCGAGGGCCCCGCCGCGCTCAGCCTGCGCGACCTCGCCCGCCGGGCCGGGGTCTCCCATGCCGCCCCCGCCCACCACTTCAAGGACCGCACCGGCCTGCTCACCGCCGTCGCCGCCGAGGGCTACGGCCTGTTCGCGGACGCGCTGACCGCCGAACCGGACCTGCGGGAGCGGGGCGTGGCGTACGTACGGTTCGCGGCGACGCACCCCGCGCACTTCCAGGTGATGTTCCGGCCCGACCTGCTCCGGGCCGACGACCCGGACCTGCTGGCCGCCAAGGACCGCGCGACGGCCGCCCTGCGCTCGGGCGTCGCCGCCCTCACCCCCGCCGACCCGGCCGACGACCCCCGGCTCACCGGAGTGGCCGCCTGGTCCCTCGCCCACGGCTTCGCCACCCTGCTGCTCAGCGGCAACCTCACCGACGCGGTGGGCGACCGCGACCCGGAGGACGTGTTCCGGATCATCGCCCGACTGCTGTTCACACCGGACGGGCCGCACGGCCGGTAAGGCCCTACTCGGCCGTGAACTCGTACCGCACCTCGTACAGGTGCCCGGCCTTCACCATGACCGTCGCCTCGATGGGCCGCTCACCGTCGCTGTAGACGACGCGCAGCGTACGCAGCACCGGCAGCCCTCCGGGCAGGCGCAGCGCCTGGTACTGCTCCTGGGTGGGCACGCGCGCGGACACACGGTCGACACTGAGCCGTGGCGGGTACCCCAGCCCCGCGAGCAGCGTCGGGGTCCCGCCCGGAATCTTGCGGCGAGCCGTCATCGCCGTACCGCTGACGATGTCCAGCGGGTAGTACGAGGCAACGAGCTCGGCGGGTTCGTCATCGATCACGAGCAACTGGCGCCGCAGCAGTGCCGGACCACCTCCCGGAAGCCTCAACGCCTCCGCGACATCCGCCGGCGGCTGGACCTCGGCCACTTCGAGCAGCGTGCTGTGGGCCCGAGAGCCGCCCTTCGCCGCTTCGGCCAGCCAGCGGTACGGCTCCCCGGCGCCCGCCGGAGCCATCGACGCGGCTGGGCGGACAGTCCGCTGGCGATGCTCGCGCACAGTCACCGACGCACCCGCCCTACCGACCACCAGTTCCTCGTCCTTGAGCAGCTGCACCGCCTTCTGGATCGTCGCGTTCGAGGCGTCGAACCGCTGCTTGAGGTGGGCCGTCGAGGGCAGGTTCGCGCCGGGCGCGAGATCTCCGCCCATGATCTGGTCCCTGAGATCGGCCGCGATCCGCTCATGCAGCGAACGGCGGTCGGCGGCGTCGGCTTCGGGTCTGGGCACGGTCATCCGATCCTGATCTCGTAGCGCAGCTTCTGGCGTTGCGGAGGCATGACCATGACGTCGACCTGAATGGGCCGGTCAGCCCCGTCCAGGGTGAGCCGTGTCAGCTGGAGGACGGGGTCGCCCTCCGCCAGCCCCAGCTGCTCGACCTCGGGCCCGGTCGCCCGCCGTGCGGTCACCTCTTCGCGTACGCGTACGCCGATGTGACCCAGCTCCGCCAGGAGCCTGACCGCCCCGCCGGGGATCTTGGCCGTTCCGGCGAGGCCGGTGCCGCCCGCGATGCCCAGCGGGTAGTAGGTGTCCGTCAACTCGCAAGGGACGGCGTCGAGGTACATGATCCTGCGCCGGGCGACGATGTTCTCCCCGGCCGCCACCCCGAGCAGTTCCGCGACCGATGCCGGGGCCGCCACCTCGCCCGCCTGGACAACGCGCTGGCTCCCCCGGCGCCCCTCGGCAGCGGCCTCGGCCGCCCAGGTGTCGCCCGGAGCGCCGGAGGACGCGGCGAGATAGGGCGTCGACGTACTGACCCATTCATTACCGCCCATGTCCTTCTCCTCCGCAGCTCCCACCGACACGACACCCAGCGTGCCTCATCCCCAGACGGGAGGCCCAGTCGCCTCCCCACCAGAGACCACCTTGCCGCCTTTCGCGAATAGCAGTAAGGTCGTCGCCACGTTACAACCCGCAAGCAAGGCGGTGAACCACCGTGTCCCTGGTGCAGCAACGACGCTTCACCCGCAGGCGCACCTCTGTCGGTGCCTCACGCGCGTTCGTTACCGGCGTCCTCGCCGAGTGGCAGCTCCACACCTTGATCGAGGACATAAGGCTGTGCGTCTCGGAACTCGCCACCAACGCATTGCTGCACGGCGTTCCGCCCGGCCGGGAGTTCAGCGTCGTCCTCCACCGGGCCGAGGACCAGGTACGGCTGGAGGTCCGCGACAGCGGACCCGGTCAACCACGCGTCCAGCAGGCCGCTGAAGACGCCTGCTCCGGACGCGGCTTGCACCTCGTCCGGGCACTCGCCGACGACTTCGGAATCGATGACCACGTCGTCGGCAAGACCGTGTGGCTGATCTTCAAGACCGCGCCCGCCACGGCAGCGCTTCCGTGATGCGGCCGCCGCTCACTCCTCGATCGACCGCATCCCGTCCCCCCGGTACGCCACCGCGCCCCCGTCCAGATCCCGTATGCGCGGGATCGGTGACGGCAGGAGCCAGAGCAGGGAGAGGCAGCCGCCCACTGCCGCCACCAGGAGGGTGGGACGCAGGCCGAGGAGGGTGGCCAGGGCACCTCCGGCTACCGCGCCCACCGGGCGTACACCGTAGTTGACCGTGCCGAACGCGCCCGCCACACGGCTGCGCATCCCGTCCGGGATCACCGCCGCCTGGAGGGAGTTGAGGTTGACGTCGAACAGCATGACGCCGAAGCCGGAGAGGAATTCCGCACCGGCCAGCGCGGCCGCGCGGAGCCAGAGCGGCCCATTCGCGGCGGCGGCGAGAGCGATCGGGGCAGGGAAGAGGACCGCGCCCACGAGGATGCCCCGGCCCATGCCCAGGCGGCGGGAGATCGCCGGGGCGCACACCGCGCCGAGCAGGGCCCCGGTCGCGCCGATGCCCAGGGCGAGACCGATCGCACCGGCCGACAGACCGAGGTCGCGCGTCGCGAACAGGACGAGCAGGCCGCTGCCGCCGACGAAGGTGAAGAAGTTGACCGTCGTCGCGCAGCCCAGGGACGCCCGCAGCACCGGGTGGCGCACCACGAACGCCAGGCCCTCGCGGGCGCTGCGCAGCAACGGGGGTGCGGCCGGGCCGGTGGCGGGCGGCTCGTCGACCCGGATACGGCCGATCAGCGCTGCCGACGCCAGGAACGACAGCGCGTCCACCACGATCGCGACGGGCGCGGTCAGCGCCTGGACCAGTGCGCCACCGATCGCGGGGCCGGCCACGTAGGAGGCCGAACGGCTGGTGCTGATCCTGCTGTTGGCGTCCACGTACGACGCCCTCGGCACGAGCCGCACGAAGAACGACGGGTACGCGGTGTTGAACAGCAGCCCGCCCGCGCCCACCAGGACCGCGACCACGTACAGCTGGGTCAGCGTCACCGAGCCCAGGACGTAGGCGACCGGGAGGCTCAGCAGGACCGCCGCGCGCACGATGTCGGCAAGGACCATCAGGCGGCGCTTGCGAGCACGCCGGTCCGCCCACGCGCCCACGAACAATCCGAGGAGGTTGGGCGCCCAGATCAGGGCGGTCAGCCAGGCGACCTGATTGGCGGAGGCGCCGAGAGTGCTGACGGCGATCAGCGGCAGAGCCAGTTCGGTGATCCGGTCACCGAACTGGGAGACGGTGTTCCCCGCCCAGAAGCAGGCGAAGCGCCGGTCCCGCCACAACGACGGTGTCTTCGCCTGCGGGGATATGCCGGAGGGTGCACCGGATTCGGCGGTCATGGGGCCGCCCCCTCGTCTCCCTCACCCTCCGGCAGCGTGTACCGCAGCAACGCCACGCCACGGCTTCCCTCGGGGCGGTCCGCCGCGTCGCGGGTGACGTACGGGGCCAGCACCTGCTCGATCGCGTCCTCGATCGCGGCGAGTTCGTCGGCGTTCACCGTGATCCGGGTGTGGGCCAGGCCTGCGGCGGACCGCCACTGCGGGTCGAGGCCGGGCTCGACCTCCGCAGCCCAACGGGCGGGGAGGCCGGCGGTCCGCAGGAACATCTGGCGCGACAGCTCCCGCGCGGCCGAGCGGCCCTCACCGTCCGCCGGGTCCTGCGGCGAGTCGAAGCGGAAGCCGCGCGCCACCGCCTCCCAGCGGCGACTGCGGCGGTCGGGGCCGGGCGCACTGTCCCGTACCAGCCCGAACGTCGCGAG comes from the Streptomyces sp. NBC_00525 genome and includes:
- a CDS encoding GntR family transcriptional regulator — translated: MTVPRPEADAADRRSLHERIAADLRDQIMGGDLAPGANLPSTAHLKQRFDASNATIQKAVQLLKDEELVVGRAGASVTVREHRQRTVRPAASMAPAGAGEPYRWLAEAAKGGSRAHSTLLEVAEVQPPADVAEALRLPGGGPALLRRQLLVIDDEPAELVASYYPLDIVSGTAMTARRKIPGGTPTLLAGLGYPPRLSVDRVSARVPTQEQYQALRLPGGLPVLRTLRVVYSDGERPIEATVMVKAGHLYEVRYEFTAE
- a CDS encoding ArsR/SmtB family transcription factor; the encoded protein is MDSVNRMGDLEITDPQTMRALAHPVRLAILERLGRDGPATATELAPDVGATPSVTSWHLRHLATFGLVRDSAPGPDRRSRRWEAVARGFRFDSPQDPADGEGRSAARELSRQMFLRTAGLPARWAAEVEPGLDPQWRSAAGLAHTRITVNADELAAIEDAIEQVLAPYVTRDAADRPEGSRGVALLRYTLPEGEGDEGAAP
- a CDS encoding TetR/AcrR family transcriptional regulator yields the protein MTSDRAYHHGDLRRAVLAAALDVIGAEGPAALSLRDLARRAGVSHAAPAHHFKDRTGLLTAVAAEGYGLFADALTAEPDLRERGVAYVRFAATHPAHFQVMFRPDLLRADDPDLLAAKDRATAALRSGVAALTPADPADDPRLTGVAAWSLAHGFATLLLSGNLTDAVGDRDPEDVFRIIARLLFTPDGPHGR
- a CDS encoding GntR family transcriptional regulator; amino-acid sequence: MGGNEWVSTSTPYLAASSGAPGDTWAAEAAAEGRRGSQRVVQAGEVAAPASVAELLGVAAGENIVARRRIMYLDAVPCELTDTYYPLGIAGGTGLAGTAKIPGGAVRLLAELGHIGVRVREEVTARRATGPEVEQLGLAEGDPVLQLTRLTLDGADRPIQVDVMVMPPQRQKLRYEIRIG
- a CDS encoding ATP-binding protein, coding for MSLVQQRRFTRRRTSVGASRAFVTGVLAEWQLHTLIEDIRLCVSELATNALLHGVPPGREFSVVLHRAEDQVRLEVRDSGPGQPRVQQAAEDACSGRGLHLVRALADDFGIDDHVVGKTVWLIFKTAPATAALP
- a CDS encoding MFS transporter, producing MTAESGAPSGISPQAKTPSLWRDRRFACFWAGNTVSQFGDRITELALPLIAVSTLGASANQVAWLTALIWAPNLLGLFVGAWADRRARKRRLMVLADIVRAAVLLSLPVAYVLGSVTLTQLYVVAVLVGAGGLLFNTAYPSFFVRLVPRASYVDANSRISTSRSASYVAGPAIGGALVQALTAPVAIVVDALSFLASAALIGRIRVDEPPATGPAAPPLLRSAREGLAFVVRHPVLRASLGCATTVNFFTFVGGSGLLVLFATRDLGLSAGAIGLALGIGATGALLGAVCAPAISRRLGMGRGILVGAVLFPAPIALAAAANGPLWLRAAALAGAEFLSGFGVMLFDVNLNSLQAAVIPDGMRSRVAGAFGTVNYGVRPVGAVAGGALATLLGLRPTLLVAAVGGCLSLLWLLPSPIPRIRDLDGGAVAYRGDGMRSIEE